A single genomic interval of Solimonas sp. K1W22B-7 harbors:
- a CDS encoding TetR/AcrR family transcriptional regulator, whose translation MSLSQQRRLEEKERRREEIVDAAERVIEAKGYDAAKMEEIARDARVSRALVYTYFKDKPELYFAICERALRLLRERFDAAVASQPRGIDQVAAIGRAYMDFARESPFRFTALSRFEAHSMADVQAGSTEHGALTAGRCVHEVTVRALLNGVADGSIRKDLGHPLLMSITLWGLTHGVIQLAQTKGSIVTDEGFSLAQFLEHSIDFGLRALRA comes from the coding sequence ATGAGCCTGAGCCAACAACGCCGCCTGGAAGAGAAGGAACGCCGCCGCGAAGAGATCGTCGACGCGGCCGAGCGGGTCATCGAGGCCAAGGGCTATGACGCCGCCAAGATGGAGGAGATCGCGCGCGACGCGCGGGTCTCGCGTGCGCTGGTCTACACCTACTTCAAGGACAAGCCCGAGCTGTACTTCGCGATCTGCGAGCGCGCGCTGCGCCTGCTGCGCGAACGCTTCGATGCGGCGGTGGCCTCGCAGCCGCGCGGCATCGACCAGGTCGCGGCGATCGGCCGCGCGTACATGGACTTCGCACGCGAGTCGCCGTTCCGCTTCACCGCGCTGTCGCGCTTCGAGGCGCACTCGATGGCCGACGTGCAGGCCGGCTCCACCGAGCACGGCGCGCTCACCGCCGGCCGCTGCGTGCACGAGGTGACGGTGCGCGCGCTGCTCAACGGCGTCGCCGACGGCTCCATCCGCAAGGACCTGGGTCACCCGCTGCTGATGTCGATCACGCTCTGGGGCCTGACCCATGGCGTGATCCAGCTGGCGCAGACCAAGGGCAGCATCGTCACGGACGAGGGCTTCAGCCTCGCCCAGTTCCTGGAACACAGCATCGACTTTGGGCTGCGCGCATTGCGCGCCTGA
- a CDS encoding LVIVD repeat-containing protein yields the protein MIRALTATLLLALSGLALASGGEHAVERDYVTADFAPRVQGRDQAAAKSAGCESCHTSTDRHSMHANPAVVLGCTDCHGGDARVFLKPGSKAEGHAYRDDHAYMETLEKAHVLPRYPEAWHWPSSRNPEHSFSLLNLEAPEFIRFVNPGDYRVAREACGACHLPIIEAAERSMMSTGAMLWGGAAYNNGILPFKRYLSGEAYTRDGRPARIDAPVKPDENMKKKGALEALYPLPAWEVTPPADVFRVFERGGRNINSIFPETGLPDALGLIQRLEEPGRPDIKQSNRGPGTGSRIAVPLLNMHKTRLNDPFSWFLGTNDQPGDYRSSGCSGCHVVYANDRDPRHSGGYAAWGHTGKSQSKDPTIPKDEEGHPLKHVFTRAIPTSQCMICHMHQPNIFLNSMLGYTMWDYETGAEQMWPKQQKYPTDAEIHKTNQRNPEEAAIRGNWSDRKFLDKVSELNPEIKDTQFADYHGHGWNFRAIHKRDRKGNLLDKDGNIVADDDPKKFSKTVQMSSIHVDVGMHCVDCHFSQDAHGNGHIYGEVAQAVEIDCQDCHGTADRLPTLKTSGPAAPPGGSDLLRLRTQDGRKRFEWRGNKLYQRSALDPKKEWEVSLVKDSVTPGNAHYNAKAARAKLMSRDTIGQAFGLDVKRDDRAHKDDEIMCITCHTSWTTSCFGCHLPIQANWKSDRIHFDGGESRNYATYNPQVVRDDFYMIGKHGEAKGNRVAPIRSTSALVLSSTNANRERIYIQQPPVAASGHSSQAFAPHYPHTERKTETKTCEDCHLSKSGDNNAWMTSLLGQGTNFVSFVGFHAWVGLEDGLEAVQVTEWEEPQAVIGSYLHRYAYPDWYKAHEARGRELPIAHDHSARGAIQCLQLRGEYLFAAEGKGGMQVFDVASIANKGFSQRIVSAPFSPLGQKNRIGSKNATCVALPTNQPINPLRNQGDLMRNVNQEQPFHPIYSYAAISDAVEGLILVNVDTLQDGDPRNNGLKRALTWDGGGALKGARHIVLAGHRAYVSADAGVVVVNLDDPMKPQVEATIPLRDVRATAVQFRYLFAVTGAGLQTIDIGKPARPRVIEGALVPLADAHRVHLARTYAYVAAGKEGVAIVDIEKPEAPKLFQRYDADGRLKDARDVAVGSTNASLFAYVADARTGLHVIQLTAPDTQPKFYGFSPEPRPVWIAHRDTGKPALALSKGLERDRAVDETGHQVAVFGRIGSRPFNEGEMERLYLDKNGEPWFVSNQMPAGTASKSAQKQSEEKKGSGKKSEKRRP from the coding sequence ATGATCCGCGCCCTGACCGCCACCCTGCTGCTCGCCCTTTCCGGCCTGGCCCTGGCCAGCGGCGGCGAGCATGCCGTCGAACGCGACTACGTCACCGCCGACTTCGCGCCGCGCGTACAGGGCCGCGACCAGGCCGCGGCCAAGTCGGCCGGCTGCGAGTCCTGCCACACCAGCACCGATCGTCACAGCATGCACGCCAATCCCGCCGTCGTGCTGGGTTGCACCGATTGCCATGGCGGCGATGCGCGCGTGTTCCTCAAGCCCGGCAGCAAGGCCGAAGGCCACGCCTATCGCGATGACCACGCGTACATGGAAACGCTGGAAAAGGCCCACGTGCTGCCGCGCTACCCGGAGGCCTGGCACTGGCCGTCCAGCCGCAACCCGGAGCACAGCTTCTCGCTGCTCAACCTCGAGGCGCCGGAGTTCATCCGCTTCGTCAATCCCGGCGACTACCGCGTGGCGCGCGAAGCCTGCGGCGCCTGCCACCTGCCGATCATCGAGGCCGCCGAGCGCAGCATGATGTCCACCGGCGCCATGCTCTGGGGCGGTGCCGCGTACAACAACGGCATCCTGCCGTTCAAGCGCTATCTCAGCGGCGAGGCCTACACCCGCGACGGCCGCCCCGCGCGCATCGATGCGCCGGTGAAGCCCGACGAGAACATGAAGAAGAAGGGCGCGCTGGAAGCGCTCTACCCGCTGCCGGCCTGGGAAGTGACGCCGCCGGCGGACGTGTTCCGCGTGTTCGAGCGCGGCGGACGCAACATCAACAGCATCTTCCCCGAGACCGGCCTGCCCGACGCCCTCGGCCTGATCCAGCGCCTGGAAGAGCCCGGGCGCCCGGACATCAAGCAGTCCAACCGCGGGCCCGGCACCGGCAGCCGCATCGCGGTGCCGCTGCTGAACATGCACAAGACGCGCCTCAACGACCCCTTCTCCTGGTTCCTCGGCACCAACGACCAGCCGGGCGACTACCGCTCCTCCGGCTGCTCCGGCTGCCACGTGGTCTATGCCAACGACCGCGACCCGCGCCATTCCGGCGGCTATGCCGCCTGGGGCCACACCGGCAAGTCGCAGAGCAAGGACCCGACGATCCCCAAGGACGAGGAAGGCCACCCGCTGAAGCACGTCTTCACCCGGGCGATCCCGACCAGCCAGTGCATGATCTGCCACATGCACCAGCCGAACATCTTCCTCAACTCCATGCTCGGCTACACCATGTGGGACTACGAGACGGGCGCCGAGCAGATGTGGCCCAAGCAGCAGAAGTACCCGACCGACGCCGAGATCCACAAGACCAACCAGCGCAACCCCGAGGAAGCGGCGATCCGCGGCAACTGGTCCGACCGCAAGTTCCTCGACAAGGTCTCGGAGCTGAACCCGGAGATCAAGGACACCCAGTTCGCCGACTACCACGGCCACGGCTGGAACTTCCGCGCCATCCACAAGCGCGACCGCAAGGGCAACCTGCTGGACAAGGACGGCAACATCGTCGCCGACGACGACCCGAAGAAGTTCAGCAAGACCGTGCAGATGTCCTCGATCCATGTCGATGTCGGCATGCACTGCGTGGACTGCCACTTCTCGCAGGACGCCCATGGCAACGGCCACATCTACGGCGAGGTGGCGCAGGCGGTGGAGATCGACTGCCAGGACTGCCACGGCACCGCCGACAGGCTGCCGACGCTGAAGACCTCGGGCCCGGCCGCGCCGCCGGGCGGCAGCGACCTGTTGCGCCTGCGCACGCAGGACGGCCGCAAGCGCTTCGAATGGCGCGGCAACAAGCTGTACCAGCGCTCGGCGCTGGACCCGAAGAAGGAATGGGAAGTCTCGCTGGTGAAGGACTCGGTGACACCGGGCAACGCGCACTACAACGCCAAGGCGGCGCGCGCCAAGCTGATGTCGCGCGACACCATCGGCCAGGCCTTCGGCCTCGACGTCAAGCGCGACGACCGCGCGCACAAGGACGACGAGATCATGTGCATTACCTGCCACACGTCCTGGACCACCTCCTGCTTCGGCTGCCACCTGCCGATCCAGGCCAACTGGAAATCGGACCGCATCCACTTCGACGGCGGCGAGAGCCGCAACTACGCCACCTACAACCCGCAGGTGGTGCGCGACGACTTCTACATGATCGGCAAGCATGGCGAAGCCAAGGGCAACCGCGTCGCCCCGATCCGCTCGACCTCGGCGCTGGTGCTGTCCTCCACCAACGCCAATCGCGAGCGCATCTACATCCAGCAGCCGCCGGTGGCCGCCAGCGGCCATTCCTCGCAGGCCTTCGCGCCGCACTACCCGCATACCGAGCGCAAGACCGAGACCAAGACCTGCGAGGACTGCCACCTGTCGAAGAGCGGCGACAACAACGCCTGGATGACCTCGCTGCTGGGCCAGGGCACCAACTTCGTCAGCTTCGTCGGCTTCCATGCCTGGGTCGGCCTGGAAGACGGGCTCGAAGCCGTGCAGGTCACCGAGTGGGAGGAGCCGCAGGCGGTGATCGGCTCCTACCTGCACCGCTACGCCTACCCCGACTGGTACAAGGCGCACGAGGCGCGCGGCCGCGAACTGCCGATCGCCCACGACCACTCCGCGCGCGGCGCGATCCAGTGCCTGCAGCTGCGCGGCGAGTACCTGTTTGCCGCCGAGGGCAAGGGCGGCATGCAGGTCTTCGACGTCGCCAGCATCGCCAACAAGGGCTTCTCGCAGCGCATCGTCAGCGCGCCGTTCTCGCCGCTGGGCCAGAAGAACCGCATCGGCTCGAAGAACGCCACCTGCGTGGCGCTGCCGACCAACCAGCCGATCAACCCGCTGCGCAACCAGGGCGACCTGATGCGCAACGTCAACCAGGAACAGCCGTTCCACCCGATCTACAGCTATGCCGCGATCAGCGACGCCGTGGAAGGCCTGATCCTGGTCAACGTCGACACCCTGCAGGACGGCGACCCTCGCAACAACGGCCTCAAGCGCGCCCTGACCTGGGACGGCGGCGGCGCGCTCAAGGGCGCCCGCCACATCGTGCTGGCCGGCCACCGCGCTTACGTCTCGGCCGATGCCGGCGTGGTGGTGGTGAACCTCGACGACCCGATGAAGCCGCAGGTCGAGGCCACGATCCCGCTGCGCGACGTGCGCGCCACCGCCGTGCAGTTCCGCTACCTGTTCGCCGTCACCGGCGCCGGCCTGCAGACCATCGACATCGGCAAGCCTGCCCGCCCGCGCGTGATCGAAGGCGCCCTGGTGCCCCTGGCCGACGCCCACCGCGTGCACCTGGCGCGCACCTACGCCTACGTCGCCGCAGGCAAGGAAGGCGTGGCGATCGTCGACATCGAGAAACCGGAAGCGCCGAAGCTGTTCCAGCGCTACGACGCCGACGGCCGCCTCAAGGACGCCCGCGACGTCGCCGTGGGCAGTACCAACGCCTCGCTGTTCGCCTACGTCGCCGATGCCAGGACCGGCCTGCACGTGATCCAGCTGACCGCGCCCGACACCCAGCCCAAGTTCTACGGCTTCTCGCCGGAGCCGCGCCCGGTGTGGATCGCGCACCGCGACACCGGCAAGCCGGCGCTGGCGCTGAGCAAGGGCCTGGAGCGCGACCGCGCCGTGGACGAAACCGGCCACCAGGTCGCCGTCTTCGGCCGCATCGGCTCACGCCCCTTCAACGAGGGCGAGATGGAACGCCTCTACCTCGACAAGAACGGCGAGCCCTGGTTCGTGAGCAACCAGATGCCGGCGGGGACGGCCTCGAAGAGCGCGCAGAAGCAGAGCGAGGAGAAGAAGGGCTCCGGCAAGAAGAGCGAAAAGCGGCGGCCCTGA